In the Methylomonas rhizoryzae genome, one interval contains:
- a CDS encoding NAD-dependent malic enzyme yields MTSPISDYFDYRLDDNGAPYLAVSIRGIMLLRLPATNKGTAFTIEERIALGLDGMLPPEVTDLERQLQRLYANYQKQPEDLSKYQYLRALQERSEVAFYALLERHLEAMVPIVYTPTIGLAVQQFSASFTTARGLTVSAENVGRIEQILHNYPWQDIRMLVVTDSSAILGIGDQGMGGLAICIGKLALYTAGGGLCPFQTLPVNLDVGTNSEELLNAPDYLGTRNKRLSGEAYLQVVDRFVAAVRQQWPKAVIQWEDFAKNVAFEVLERYRDSIPCINDDIQGTGAVALAGLINACRKKGETLGEQTVVIAGAGAGGIGVASVIRDGLIRAGLSEADAKRKIYVIDAHGLVATNAPHDAYKLPLARSPACFQDWGMGERNPSLLDVVRHAKPSVLIGLSGVAGLFDETLIRTMAKHHQQPIVFPLSNPNANCEATPADIFGWTDGRAIVATGSPFGEVEWQGQPRPVGQGNNAFIFPGLGFAAVLGECRRISDAMVLESAYALADYTAEHWLEQGLIYPPIADLREVSLLVAERVLAQALADGSATRSDLAELDLAAFIRAQQWQAQYLPFKYRPAATP; encoded by the coding sequence ATGACCAGCCCAATAAGCGATTACTTCGATTACCGTTTGGACGACAACGGCGCACCGTATTTGGCGGTGTCGATTCGCGGCATCATGCTATTGCGCCTGCCGGCCACCAACAAAGGCACCGCATTTACCATCGAGGAACGCATAGCGCTGGGCCTGGACGGCATGCTGCCGCCGGAGGTCACCGATTTGGAGCGTCAACTGCAACGGCTTTACGCCAACTACCAAAAGCAGCCCGAGGACTTGTCCAAATACCAGTATTTGCGCGCCTTGCAGGAACGCTCGGAAGTCGCGTTCTACGCCTTGTTGGAGCGCCATTTGGAAGCGATGGTACCCATCGTCTACACCCCTACCATCGGTCTGGCGGTACAGCAATTCAGCGCCTCTTTCACCACCGCCCGCGGCCTGACCGTATCCGCCGAGAACGTCGGCCGCATCGAGCAAATCCTGCACAACTACCCGTGGCAGGACATCCGCATGCTGGTCGTCACCGATTCGTCGGCGATACTCGGCATCGGCGACCAAGGCATGGGCGGCTTGGCGATCTGCATCGGCAAGTTGGCGCTATATACCGCCGGCGGCGGCTTGTGCCCGTTTCAAACCCTGCCGGTCAATCTGGACGTCGGCACCAACAGCGAAGAATTATTGAACGCGCCCGACTATCTGGGTACTCGCAACAAGCGCCTGAGCGGCGAAGCCTATCTGCAAGTGGTAGACCGCTTCGTCGCCGCGGTGCGGCAACAATGGCCGAAAGCCGTGATCCAATGGGAGGACTTCGCGAAAAACGTGGCTTTCGAAGTGTTGGAACGCTACCGGGATTCCATACCCTGCATCAACGACGACATCCAAGGTACCGGCGCGGTGGCGCTGGCCGGCTTGATCAATGCCTGCCGTAAAAAAGGCGAAACCCTGGGCGAGCAAACCGTCGTAATCGCCGGCGCCGGCGCCGGCGGCATAGGCGTGGCCAGCGTGATAAGAGACGGCTTGATCCGCGCCGGCTTATCCGAAGCCGACGCCAAGCGCAAAATCTACGTGATCGACGCCCACGGCCTAGTCGCCACTAACGCCCCGCACGACGCCTACAAACTGCCGCTGGCGCGCAGCCCCGCCTGCTTCCAGGATTGGGGCATGGGGGAGCGCAACCCCAGCTTACTGGATGTGGTCCGCCACGCCAAACCCAGCGTGCTGATCGGCTTATCCGGGGTAGCCGGCTTGTTCGACGAAACCCTCATCCGGACGATGGCTAAACATCACCAGCAACCAATCGTATTCCCGCTGTCCAACCCCAACGCCAATTGCGAGGCTACGCCGGCCGACATTTTTGGCTGGACCGACGGCCGAGCCATCGTCGCCACCGGCAGCCCGTTCGGCGAGGTCGAATGGCAGGGACAGCCCCGTCCGGTCGGCCAAGGCAACAACGCCTTCATCTTTCCCGGTCTGGGTTTCGCCGCGGTATTGGGCGAATGCCGGCGCATCAGCGACGCCATGGTGCTGGAATCCGCCTACGCGCTGGCCGACTACACCGCCGAACATTGGTTGGAGCAAGGCCTAATCTACCCGCCCATCGCCGATTTGCGCGAAGTCAGCCTACTGGTTGCGGAACGGGTACTGGCGCAAGCCTTGGCCGACGGCTCGGCAACCCGCAGCGATTTAGCCGAACTGGACTTGGCCGCCTTCATCCGCGCCCAACAATGGCAAGCCCAATACCTGCCGTTCAAATATCGGCCAGCCGCAACCCCCTAA
- a CDS encoding GNAT family N-acetyltransferase produces MLIQFEPANAQDKNFFWNLHVLSFKEVFLSQFGGWDPADQYRYFEQKWASGDFRKILANRRIVGGIALKDYPDHLELTEIQIHPMFQNQGLGSCIISDLIDKAGAAGKPLRLHVFLHSQAFRLYQRLGFKIISQDHYQYHMEYAPPARD; encoded by the coding sequence ATGCTGATCCAGTTCGAGCCGGCTAACGCCCAAGACAAGAATTTCTTTTGGAATTTGCACGTGTTATCGTTTAAAGAAGTGTTTTTGTCGCAATTCGGCGGTTGGGACCCTGCGGATCAATACCGTTATTTCGAACAAAAATGGGCGAGCGGGGACTTTAGAAAAATTCTTGCCAACCGGCGCATCGTCGGCGGCATCGCGCTCAAAGATTACCCCGACCACCTCGAGTTGACCGAAATCCAAATTCACCCGATGTTTCAAAACCAAGGCCTGGGCAGTTGCATCATTAGCGATTTGATCGATAAAGCCGGCGCAGCCGGCAAACCCTTGCGGCTGCACGTATTTTTGCACAGCCAAGCCTTTCGCTTGTACCAGCGGCTAGGCTTCAAAATCATCAGCCAAGATCACTACCAATATCACATGGAATATGCGCCGCCCGCTCGGGATTAG